The Sporosarcina ureae genome includes a region encoding these proteins:
- a CDS encoding YfbR-like 5'-deoxynucleotidase — MGVHQYFKSLSDLELIIRCPGKFKFQEHSVASHSFKVTKIAQFLGTVEEESGQKVDWKSLYEKALNHDYAELFTGDIKTPVKYASKELKKLFGEVEEEMTRKFIEKEFPTEFQAIYLERLKEGKDETLEGRILSVADKVDLLYESFGEIQKDNPEPLFIEIYEEALRTILIYQDMNCVEYFLKQILTDMLSERFTEHDELTGITARIIEELGD, encoded by the coding sequence TTGGGAGTACACCAATACTTTAAAAGCTTATCTGATTTAGAACTAATTATTCGTTGTCCTGGAAAGTTCAAATTTCAGGAGCATTCTGTAGCTAGCCATTCATTTAAAGTGACAAAAATCGCTCAGTTCCTCGGAACAGTTGAAGAGGAATCTGGGCAGAAAGTAGATTGGAAAAGCCTATATGAAAAGGCGTTGAACCATGATTACGCAGAACTATTTACAGGGGATATTAAGACACCTGTAAAGTACGCTTCGAAAGAATTGAAGAAGCTATTCGGTGAAGTAGAAGAGGAAATGACAAGAAAGTTTATAGAAAAAGAATTTCCTACTGAGTTTCAAGCTATATACTTGGAGCGATTGAAAGAAGGTAAGGATGAAACATTAGAGGGGCGCATTTTATCCGTTGCTGATAAAGTTGATTTGCTGTACGAATCATTTGGCGAGATCCAAAAAGATAATCCAGAGCCTTTGTTTATAGAAATCTACGAAGAAGCATTAAGAACCATACTGATATATCAAGATATGAACTGTGTAGAATACTTTCTAAAACAAATTCTTACAGATATGCTCAGTGAACGATTCACTGAGCATGATGAGTTAACCGGCATTACAGCACGGATAATCGAAGAACTAGGCGATTAA
- a CDS encoding four-helix bundle copper-binding protein gives MNQKYADVLAVLEDCVKACNHCFDACLKEEDVRMMADCIRLDRECADICSYAIQAITRQSPFTDKILQLCAEICEQCAEECDKHDHDHCKQCAEACRKCAEACRNVA, from the coding sequence ATGAATCAAAAATATGCAGATGTATTAGCGGTATTAGAAGACTGTGTAAAGGCGTGTAATCATTGTTTTGACGCTTGTCTAAAAGAGGAAGACGTTCGTATGATGGCGGACTGTATTCGACTTGATCGAGAGTGTGCAGACATTTGTTCTTATGCAATCCAGGCGATTACTCGACAAAGTCCATTTACAGATAAAATTTTGCAACTATGTGCGGAAATTTGTGAGCAGTGTGCAGAAGAATGTGACAAACACGATCATGATCATTGCAAGCAGTGTGCAGAAGCATGTCGCAAATGTGCAGAAGCATGTCGAAATGTAGCTTAA
- a CDS encoding antibiotic biosynthesis monooxygenase family protein, translating into MKLFKWTGPLEEAGNLPEETRASLMNNDEEVLVLQEAETTTLDNAVEYDILDQSGDLPSGRFAVLNNIPVNEEGRETFEQRFNNRARLIEAEPGFVAIRVLRPVHSGTYVILTMWEDEESFTNWQESQAYGKAHAKRGTKDGVDQRPNIFSGPSFVTTYKK; encoded by the coding sequence ATGAAACTATTTAAATGGACAGGTCCATTAGAAGAAGCTGGTAACTTACCAGAAGAAACGCGTGCGTCATTAATGAATAACGACGAAGAAGTGCTTGTGCTACAAGAAGCGGAAACGACTACTCTCGACAACGCAGTCGAATATGATATTTTGGATCAAAGCGGAGATTTACCTTCTGGTCGTTTTGCTGTATTAAACAATATTCCTGTAAACGAAGAAGGAAGAGAAACTTTTGAACAGCGCTTTAATAACCGTGCGCGTCTAATAGAAGCAGAACCAGGATTCGTGGCGATCCGCGTATTGCGACCAGTACATTCTGGCACTTATGTAATTTTGACAATGTGGGAAGACGAAGAGTCCTTCACAAACTGGCAAGAGTCACAGGCTTACGGAAAAGCGCATGCAAAACGAGGGACAAAAGATGGTGTCGATCAACGTCCTAATATTTTCTCAGGTCCTTCTTTTGTCACGACATATAAAAAGTAA
- a CDS encoding DUF3231 family protein: MGILDGNPKDQPLHYGEVTAIWSFMGANNGLISGYEAFVNHAGDEDLIHLLEDAIKTMKAENKEFGKVLKANGITPPPALPERPKANPEDIPAGARFMDPEIGAAISINVGQGLVSCSMAMGQCIREDVAALFAKCHMDKVAFGAKLLSMNKSKGWIIPPPLHMQ, from the coding sequence GTGGGTATTTTAGATGGTAATCCAAAAGATCAGCCTTTACATTACGGAGAAGTCACAGCCATTTGGTCATTTATGGGTGCGAATAACGGCCTAATCAGTGGGTACGAAGCTTTTGTTAATCATGCGGGAGATGAAGACCTAATTCATCTCCTAGAAGACGCAATCAAAACAATGAAAGCCGAGAATAAAGAATTCGGCAAAGTATTGAAAGCTAACGGTATTACACCCCCTCCTGCGCTTCCGGAAAGACCAAAAGCAAACCCAGAGGATATCCCTGCTGGCGCCCGATTTATGGATCCCGAAATCGGTGCAGCTATATCAATCAACGTCGGCCAAGGGTTAGTTTCATGTAGCATGGCGATGGGTCAATGTATACGTGAAGATGTTGCAGCGCTGTTTGCTAAATGTCATATGGACAAAGTAGCATTTGGTGCCAAATTGCTAAGCATGAATAAATCAAAAGGTTGGATCATTCCCCCACCACTGCATATGCAGTAA
- a CDS encoding Ger(x)C family spore germination protein, translating to MKIGFLTNRLILFLCIICILLQSGCAFKDIDKRLFVTAIGIDPSENLEDGFKITLKVALPFGAIKESTEPEYAYLSKEGESIGEAIRMLETHVDKVLELGQMKTIVIHEKLLTNHMQSFMDYFFRRGDIPLIAFIAGAKPSAETILKVEPSTEAPASVALFNTFGETANESPYIVTGYLFKLRRDILTEGINPVLPLVEASEERDQLIVNNAIVVDKKKEPYELTSTETKYFNTLSDGARGFTYHIKNDEHRFLLNISQHNVTYQFVPDEKLSTPQKIIMHIKVKGIIGESQESLSLSNLDEYNQLASEEMEKKVLHFLTTMQEENLDPLGFGLHYRATRLHDPDVLTTWKRAYPDLEFSVTVDVILQGTGSIE from the coding sequence ATGAAGATCGGATTTCTCACCAACCGACTAATACTTTTTTTGTGCATCATATGTATCTTACTGCAATCTGGGTGTGCATTTAAAGATATTGACAAACGTCTTTTTGTAACGGCGATTGGAATCGATCCATCCGAGAATTTAGAAGACGGTTTTAAAATTACGTTGAAAGTAGCCCTCCCTTTTGGTGCCATTAAAGAATCGACTGAACCTGAATATGCCTATCTTTCTAAAGAAGGAGAATCGATTGGCGAAGCTATCCGTATGCTCGAGACGCATGTAGATAAAGTATTAGAACTTGGTCAAATGAAGACGATCGTGATACATGAGAAACTATTGACGAATCACATGCAGTCATTTATGGATTATTTTTTTCGACGTGGTGATATTCCATTAATTGCTTTCATCGCAGGGGCAAAACCTTCTGCTGAAACTATTTTAAAAGTGGAGCCTTCAACCGAAGCCCCAGCGTCAGTTGCCTTATTCAATACTTTTGGTGAAACGGCAAATGAAAGCCCGTATATCGTCACGGGATACCTGTTCAAACTGCGTAGGGATATCCTTACCGAAGGCATCAATCCGGTATTGCCATTAGTTGAAGCAAGCGAAGAACGTGATCAATTAATCGTCAATAATGCCATTGTGGTTGATAAGAAAAAAGAACCTTATGAACTTACTAGTACTGAAACAAAATACTTTAATACATTATCCGACGGAGCGAGAGGATTTACATATCACATTAAAAATGATGAACATAGATTTTTATTGAATATAAGCCAACATAATGTGACGTATCAATTTGTTCCGGATGAAAAGCTTTCAACTCCTCAAAAAATTATTATGCACATAAAGGTTAAAGGGATTATTGGAGAATCCCAGGAGAGTTTATCTTTATCCAACCTAGATGAGTATAATCAGTTGGCATCAGAAGAGATGGAAAAGAAAGTTTTACACTTTCTTACTACCATGCAAGAAGAAAACTTAGATCCCCTTGGCTTCGGACTGCATTACCGAGCTACCCGTTTACATGACCCGGATGTTTTGACGACGTGGAAAAGGGCATATCCAGATTTAGAATTCAGTGTCACAGTGGATGTAATACTCCAAGGGACCGGCAGTATAGAATAA
- a CDS encoding GerAB/ArcD/ProY family transporter: protein MSRFVYFLLIINMAANLIASGPRILFAKSEDGAIITMIMALFFGVFMNWALINSFKAFPGKNLPQILSTYVSKWVSIPALLVLGTIWYIAGLQTLITYIDIMLRYLTPEMSIYIIIGMFVLTISFGVIMQSRSILYILELVLVMLLPGVVYYLLKLYFEKQLSWDQVTLAMSYIDNPPDYTVFSTIAFLFVGSFDIIIFNSLLKKKMVFGIKQALIVFFLGAFVIFTSYFIPIGMLGFEKIEAVLYPWLITSDSIRMKFGIIERVIFIFLLIFLAIAFLNIILHWHVSFKLFENVFGVKNMSAGMKKNISIGIMVVVFWTIAIFATLKVTEYDLFLYSKYYFNSIPISFLGLMLLMWLVNRRAKL from the coding sequence ATGAGTCGTTTTGTCTATTTTTTGCTAATAATTAATATGGCAGCTAACCTCATAGCTTCAGGTCCAAGAATTCTATTTGCTAAGAGTGAAGATGGAGCAATCATTACGATGATCATGGCTTTGTTTTTCGGGGTATTTATGAATTGGGCGTTGATCAACTCGTTTAAAGCATTTCCAGGTAAGAATTTGCCCCAAATCTTATCAACATACGTATCGAAATGGGTTTCAATACCTGCTTTATTAGTTTTGGGAACCATTTGGTATATAGCTGGACTACAGACGCTTATAACGTATATCGATATTATGTTGAGATACTTAACACCGGAAATGTCGATATACATTATCATAGGAATGTTTGTGTTAACAATTAGTTTTGGAGTGATCATGCAAAGCCGCAGTATACTCTATATATTAGAACTTGTATTGGTCATGCTTCTACCGGGCGTCGTGTATTATTTATTAAAACTTTATTTTGAAAAGCAATTAAGCTGGGATCAAGTTACCCTTGCGATGAGCTATATTGATAACCCGCCAGATTATACAGTATTTTCTACGATAGCTTTCTTATTCGTCGGTTCATTTGATATTATTATTTTCAACTCTTTGTTGAAGAAGAAAATGGTCTTTGGAATCAAACAAGCATTGATCGTGTTTTTTCTAGGTGCTTTTGTAATCTTTACTTCCTACTTTATTCCGATTGGCATGTTAGGTTTCGAGAAAATTGAAGCTGTTTTATATCCTTGGTTGATTACCAGTGATTCTATTCGCATGAAATTTGGCATAATTGAACGAGTTATTTTTATCTTTTTGCTTATTTTTCTTGCTATTGCATTTTTGAATATTATACTTCATTGGCATGTTTCGTTTAAATTATTTGAAAATGTATTTGGTGTAAAGAATATGTCAGCTGGAATGAAGAAGAATATTAGTATTGGGATAATGGTTGTAGTATTTTGGACGATTGCAATTTTTGCTACATTGAAAGTGACTGAATATGATTTGTTTCTATATAGCAAGTATTACTTCAATTCTATACCCATTTCCTTTTTAGGGTTAATGTTACTCATGTGGCTAGTCAATAGGAGGGCGAAATTATGA